Proteins encoded together in one Balaenoptera ricei isolate mBalRic1 chromosome 2, mBalRic1.hap2, whole genome shotgun sequence window:
- the ZFYVE21 gene encoding zinc finger FYVE domain-containing protein 21 isoform X3, whose protein sequence is MQCDTKFDFLTRKHHCRRCGKCFCDKCCSQKVALRRMCFVDPVRQCAECALVSHREAEFYDKQLKLLLSGATFLVTFGNSEKSDTMVCRLSSNQRYLLLDGDSRHEVEVTRIAAVQMLTEGFPPGEKDTHTYTSLPGSQPVSEGASLRSWACRWRGKRAGAAFAPRARAQACAWRHLCCAVSRRRQRAGHRHDPAVHGARGGGRDAAEADGRGGRKRQQKAGDSMAGGHAQGCQASLRISGPVTPRGLDSLLGAAAPARRARTGATNPTRAGNATQVLGAYLVQYVHS, encoded by the exons ATGCAGTGCGACACCAAGTTTGACTTTCTCACCAGGAAG CACCACTGTCGCCGGTGTGGGAAGTGCTTCTGCGACAAGTGCTGCAGCCAGAAGGTGGCGCTGCGGCGCATGTGCTTCGTGGACCCCGTGCGGCAGTGCGCCGAGTGCGCCCTGGTGTCCCACCGGGAGGCCGAGTTCTACGACAAGCAGCTCAAGCTGCTCCTGAGCG GAGCCACCTTCCTCGTAACTTTTGGAAACTCGGAGAAGTCAGACACGATGGTCTGTCGTCTTTCCAGCAACCAGAG GTACCTGCTTCTGGACGGGGACAGTCGCCACGAGGTCGAGGTCACGCGCATTGCCGCCGTGCAGATGCTCACAGAAGGCTTCCCTCCTGGAG AAAAAGACACGCACACTTACACCAGCCTCCCGGGGAGCCAGCCCGTCTCCGAAG GAGCCTCTCTGCGCTCCTGGGCCTGCAGGTGGCGAGGGAAGCGGGCCGGCGCCGCGTTTGCCCCCCGTGCCCGAGCACAGGCTTGTGCGTGGCGGCACCTGTGCTGCGCCGTGAGTCGAAG GAGGCAACGCGCGGGCCACAGGCATGACCCTGCAGTACACGGCGCCAGGGGTGGAGGGCGTGACGCAGCTGAAGCTGACGGCCGGGGAGGACGCAAACGGCAGCAGAAGGCAGGCGACAGCATGGCTGGTGGCCATGCACAAG GCTGCCAAGCTTCTCTACGAATCTCGGGACCAGTAACGCCACGCGGGCTGGACAGTCTGCTAGGGGCAGCAGCACCTGCTCGCCGAGCACGCACAGGCGCAACTAACCCTACACGTGCTGGAAACGCAACTCAAGTACTCGGAGCTTACTTAGTGCAATATGTACACAGTTGA